Proteins encoded by one window of Aspergillus puulaauensis MK2 DNA, chromosome 4, nearly complete sequence:
- a CDS encoding putative MATH and UCH domain protein (COG:O;~EggNog:ENOG410PH06;~InterPro:IPR001841,IPR038765,IPR008974,IPR002083, IPR001394,IPR003409,IPR028889,IPR013083;~MEROPS:MER0002475;~PFAM:PF13920,PF02493,PF00443;~go_function: GO:0004843 - thiol-dependent ubiquitin-specific protease activity [Evidence IEA];~go_function: GO:0005515 - protein binding [Evidence IEA];~go_process: GO:0016579 - protein deubiquitination [Evidence IEA]): MDSRLDTAVTVEQLPVPIPLDSDRRPDLTADPAAGLITTVQEIPQPPTQTLIIDPPPQEPERQQDATPETTTEAPPEAETPQVSEASQENSTPQDNETVQNTETPRGDEAPQVSEASQENSTPQDNEIVQNTETPRGDEAPQVSEASQQNPTLQDNETVQNNETPREVEAPRESEASQNTETQDSPDNDSPAPENAHENADENGDENADENAYWVEEEEDTSVPDEAEMKEIESQAETDRSALEHNYWEKIFHPVVDDPEYVPIEKARLTWKIKGVRGTKESPNRVKILRSPPAYIGGYWWTIKFFPRGNNVGSLSVYIECSDTMPNADDTLPETEFKVFRGPADAELDAGTPDLDLKFDKSENAEAWAEMFKAKYPAAANQSEPTKDTWRVSAQIGVIVYNPAEPHTGWPQSSCNQFNPHNLDWGWTNFHGPWDQIHRRQRGNRQALLRDDTLAFDAYIRIFDDPTRSLWWHPSDSEPTWDSLGLTGYRPLGDSIINHSADVAGLATLLHVAPFCKVIQNVNVLEHLTNCDVKPKPLCDALQKFLWQLRQRDQSLQYVDTDMITSTLRNLHEGSTDVCEFWERLRRSLELELAGTPAAKELAQIFDSPSPDSLSLPADIQKDAVHTIPKDSNSRIYVPADQVKSTSEAFSHYFGAKPGRWVLPPVLHLELGRQTLDKAARQWRLLYNKVDLNEELDLSPWILDGQHGKYVLYGYIVHRGRRTSGKFFSILRPGGPGAKWLAFDDGSDNRVECLTRKTALGPHLGLDPGETPDHKSGHDVAVAVMYIRSDVIKDFLPGPQGQWDVSDELKEYYQTGDVKLPNKTGGETESENIKVEVYSLKKYDQLSSLFDSYDLMSQAKAADSVMYLTVPRSTNLIDVRKKIGLWASSQAETEINPENVRLWQIGHTRECFGPTLALTRISDLTATLDLPLNPVRYWLQIVSDGDAKYFAMQDPEPPVEVNSKPEEAVAERSDSETLDNAQPAPATESAEPSSSSYLPEVSPANERGPLPSQSMEQPTAIEPSTDIIENTTPVAAEVSEGGREAHPNDAVSAERNAVPAPVQSVQSVEPVEPNTEPNTEPNTEPNTEPNTEPNTENTAQTAESQQTDISVGATGPEETISAENDAVIAAIIAADAQQLDEQQQQQAQPAAAGQEEPSTSEQQTDTPTEEQTGTPANTEDATPPEPKVVLPVEHVYYYIQVFDVESQSLRTMGSFFSQKEDTIKPAIRKHLEWPDTKDFQVWQRVDGTEIMTLASAETFEISPPDGTCFIVGDKLNKEKRAQLNERALFPTPDKLVRYIWAESRKHPIKAFTGTKTTDVTFTSDFYSGEFMKGYFHGKGKHISDSAATYNGDFVLGKRHGKGSMEYPTGDAYDGDWYEDQCHGQGTFVERKTGNKYVGGYKEGKRHGKGISYWEVADEEKDLCQICFGEEQDALFYDCGHVCACVTCARQVEICPICRKNIISVVKIYRT, encoded by the exons ATGGATTCCAGACTCGACACCGCTGTCACCGTCGAGCAACTCCCTGTTCCCATCCCTCTTGACTCGGACCGCCGACCCGACCTCACAGCTGATCCCGCGGCCGGCTTAATCACAACAGTACAGGAAATtcctcaaccaccaacacAGACTCTTATCATAGATCCGCCACCACAGGAGCCGGAGCGTCAGCAGGATGCGACGCCAGAAACTACGACCGAAGCTCCTCCAGAGGCTGAAACGCCTCAAGTGAGCGAAGCTTCTCAAGAAAACTCAACTCCCCAGGATAACGAAACTGTCCAAAACACTGAAACGCCTCGTGGGGATGAAGCCCCTCAAGTGAGCGAAGCTTCTCAAGAAAACTCAACTCCCCAGGATAACGAAATTGTCCAAAACACTGAAACGCCTCGTGGGGATGAAGCCCCTCAAGTGAGCGAAGCTTCTCAACAGAATCCAACACTCCAGGATAACGAAACTGTCCAAAATAACGAAACGCCTCGTGAGGTCGAAGCCCCTCGAGAGAGCGAAGCTTCCCAGAACACTGAAACACAAGATTCACCAGATAATGATTCTCCGGCGCCAGAAAATGCGCACGAGAACGCAGACGAGAATGGGGACGAGAATGCAGATGAAAATGCTTACtgggtcgaggaggaggaggatacCTCAGTCCCGGATGAGGCTGaaatgaaggagattgaGTCCCAAGCGGAGACCGACCGCAGTGCTTTAGAGC ACAATTATTGGGAGAAGATTTTCCACCCCGTCGTTGACGACCCGGAGTACGTCCCGATAGAGAAGGCCCGCCTCACATGGAAGATCAAAGGTGTGCGGGGTACCAAGGAAAGCCCCAACCGTGTTAAAATCCTGCGATCTCCTCCGGCCTATATTGGTGGTTACTGGTGGACGATCAAGTTCTTTCCCCGTGGAAACAATGTTGGATCGTTGAGCGTGTACATTGAATGTTCAGACACCATGCCGAACGCAGACGACACTCTTCCGGAGACAGAGTTCAAAGTCTTCCGTGGccctgcagatgcagaacTTGATGCCGGCACTCCCGATTTGGACCTTAAATTCGACAAGAGCGAGAATGCTGAAGCATGGGCAGAGATGTTCAAGGCTAAGTATCCAGCGGCCGCGAACCAGTCAGAGCCAACCAAGGATACATGGAGAGTGTCGGCCCAGATCGGAGTCATCGTCTATAATCCCGCCGAGCCTCACACGGGCTGGCCACAGTCTTCCTGCAACCAGTTCAACCCACACAACTTGGATTGGGGGTGGACCAACTTCCACGGACCCTGGGACCAGATTCACCGACGCCAGCGCGGCAATCGCCAGGCCCTACTTCGCGATGACACATTAGCATTCGATGCGTACATTCGCATCTTCGACGATCCGACTCGGTCACTCTGGTGGCACCCTAGTGACTCTGAGCCGACTTGGGACAGCCTTGGGTTGACTGGATATCGTCCTCTGGGTGACTCAATCATCAACCACAGCGCGGATGTTGCTGGGCTCGCGACACTACTTCACGTCGCTCCATTCTGTAAGGTCATTCAGAACGTCAATGTCCTGGAACACCTCACGAACTGCGATGTAAAGCCCAAGCCACTATGCGATGCACTGCAGAAGTTCCTTTGGCAGCTACGCCAGCGAGACCAGTCGCTTCAGTATGTAGACACAGACATGATTACAAGCACACTGCGTAACCTGCACGAGGGTTCCACGGATGTGTGCGAGTTCTGGGAGCGCTTACGCCGCTCTTTGGAGCTAGAACTCGCGGGTACACCTGCTGCAAAGGAACTTGCTCAGATATTCGATAGTCCGTCACCcgactctctctctcttcccgcGGACATCCAAAAGGACGCTGTTCACACTATTCCGAAGGACTCCAACTCGCGAATCTACGTTCCAGCCGACCAAGTCAAGTCTACGAGCGAAGCCTTCAGCCATTATTTCGGAGCCAAACCCGGGCGATGGGTGCTCCCTCCAGTTCTGCACCTCGAACTGGGCCGTCAGACACTGGACAAGGCTGCTCGACAATGGCGCCTCCTCTACAACAAGGTCGACTTGAACGAGGAGCTAGATCTGTCACCTTGGATCCTAGATGGTCAGCACGGGAAGTATGTCCTGTACGGATACATTGTCCACCGTGGCCGGCGCACATCTGGGAAGTTTTTCAGCATTCTGCGTCCAGGTGGACCGGGCGCCAAGTGGCTCGCTTTTGATGATGGCAGTGACAACCGGGTCGAATGTTTGACTAGAAAGACGGCCCTGGGCCCACACCTTGGCCTGGATCCGGGCGAGACACCAGACCACAAGTCCGGACACGatgtggctgttgctgtcaTGTATATCCGCAGCGACGTCATCAAAGACTTTCTACCCGGTCCTCAGGGACAATGGGATGTTTCGGATGAACTTAAGGAATATTACCAAACCGGCGACGTCAAGCTCCCAAACAAGACTGGCGGTGAGACAGAGAGCGAGAACATCAAGGTCGAAGTGTACTCCCTCAAGAAGTACGATCAGCTCAGCAGTCTATTCGACTCATACGATCTTATGTCTCAAGCCAAGGCCGCCGATAGCGTCATGTATTTGACTGTGCCCCGCTCGACAAACCTCATCGACGTCCGCAAGAAGATCGGGCTCTGGGCATCTTCACAAGCCGAGACTGAGATCAACCCAGAGAATGTGCGTCTTTGGCAGATCGGTCATACCCGTGAATGCTTTGGGCCTACACTCGCACTTACGCGTATCTCTGATCTCACAGCAACCCTTGACCTCCCACTGAACCCTGTTCGTTACTGGTTGCAAATCGTATCAGATGGGGATGCTAAGTACTTTGCGATGCAAGACCCAGAACCGCCGGTTGAGGTCAACTCCAAGCCTGAGGAAGCTGTTGCTGAACGTTCTGATTCCGAGACTTTGGACAATGCCCAACCGGCCCCAGCTACTGAGAGCGCTGAGCCTAGCTCTTCCAGCTATTTGCCCGAGGTCTCTCCTGCCAACGAGCGGGGTCCGCTTCCTTCACAGTCAATGGAGCAGCCTACAGCTATCGAACCGAGCACAGATATTATTGAGAACACAACACCAGTTGCAGCTGAGGTCTCGGAGGGTGGGAGGGAAGCCCACCCTAATGATGCGGTATCTGCCGAACGTAACGCAGTCCCAGCGCCCGTTCAGTCCGTTCAGTCCGTTGAGCCCGTTGAGCCAAACACTGAGCCAAACACTGAGCCAAACACTGAGCCAAACACTGAGCCAAACACTGAGCCAAACACTGAGAATACCGCCCAAACTGCAGAGTCTCAACAAACCGATATTTCAGTAGGCGCAACTGGACCTGAGGAGACCATATCAGCTGAGAACGATGCCGTCATCGCGGCCATCATTGCCGCGGACGCTCAGCAGCTAGAtgaacaacagcagcagcaggctcaaCCCGCCGCCGCTGGTCAAGAGGAGCCATCCACATCCGAGCAACAAACAGACACTCCGACCGAGGAACAAACCGGGACCCCCGCTAACACTGAAGACGCCACACCCCCAGAGCCGAAGGTAGTCCTACCAGTGGAGCACGTCTACTACTACATCCAAGTCTTCGACGTCGAATCTCAGTCTCTCCGCACCATGGGCTCGTTCTTCTCCCAGAAAGAGGACACCATCAAGCCCGCCATCCGCAAGCATCTCGAATGGCCCGACACCAAGGACTTCCAAGTCTGGCAGCGAGTCGACGGAACTGAAATCATGACCCTTGCGTCAGCAGAGACATTCGAAATCAGTCCACCGGACGGGACATGCTTCATCGTTGGTGACAAGCTGAACAAAGAGAAGCGCGCCCAACTGAACGAGCGGGCCCTATTCCCCACTCCTGACAAGCTAGTCCGTTACATCTGGGCCGAGTCTCGTAAACACCCAATCAAAGCCTTCACGGGAACCAAAACCACCGACGTCACGTTCACCTCGGACTTTTACAGCGGAGAATTCATGAAGGGTTATTTCCACGGGAAGGGCAAGCACATCTCCGACTCCGCCGCAACGTACAATGGCGACTTCGTCCTTGGCAAGCGTCACGGCAAGGGTTCAATGGAGTACCCAACCGGCGATGCATACGATGGCGACTGGTACGAGGACCAATGCCACGGCCAGGGGACCTTTGTCGAGCGCAAGACTGGCAACAAATATGTCGGCGGGTACAAGGAGGGCAAGCGCCACGGCAAAGGAATCAGCTACTGGGAGGTTGCAGACGAGGAGAAAGACCTGTGCCAGATTTGCTTCGGCGAGGAGCAGGATGCTCTCTTCTATGACTGTGGCCATGTCTGCGCTTGTGTGACATGTGCGCGACAGGTGGAGATCTGTCCGATTTGCCGGAAGAACATCATCAGTGTTGTCAAAATCTACCGCACATGA
- the NOP2 gene encoding rRNA (cytosine-C5-)-methyltransferase NOP2 (COG:A;~EggNog:ENOG410PHXV;~InterPro:IPR023267,IPR023273,IPR029063,IPR018314, IPR011023,IPR001678,IPR031341;~PFAM:PF17125,PF01189;~go_function: GO:0003723 - RNA binding [Evidence IEA];~go_function: GO:0008168 - methyltransferase activity [Evidence IEA];~go_function: GO:0008757 - S-adenosylmethionine-dependent methyltransferase activity [Evidence IEA];~go_process: GO:0001510 - RNA methylation [Evidence IEA];~go_process: GO:0006396 - RNA processing [Evidence IEA]) has product MGKGRRMKKQGPPAPLDESKITMLKKRKTGDSESKPDAGKKRRRSDVEEDGVKDIQKKKKANGVAVNGKEKKSAVATSGKDKKKVVQKQPEPESEDDEDEDMSDLDGKGLDEDEFDDLDGISEGSMDSQAEGQFGFGSDDDEDEENSVVDSDEDDHPRQAMFSDDEDFSDAEEKLTAANIAGLSRKLDEQKKAEEEEAELEMQESAMQTNIAGDRTDVFEGADGEGLAPNLQLLRTRITETIRILGDMKALGQPSKSRADYTQLLLNDICTYYGYTPFLAEKLFNLFTPMEAFAFFEANETPRPVVIRTNTLRTNRRSLAQALINRGVVLEPVGKWSKVGLQVFESAVPLGATPEYLAGHYILQAASSFLPVMALAPQENERVLDMASAPGGKTTYIAALMRNTGCVIANDASKPRAKGLIGNIHRLGCKNTIVTHLDARTAFPKAMGGFDRVLLDAPCTGTGVIAKDPGVKNNKTERDFLAIPHMQRQLLLAAIDSVDHSSKTGGYVVYSTCSVTVEENEAVVNYILKKRPNVKLVDTGLGDFGTPGFTHYMGKHFDAKMTMTRRYFPHRENVDGFFVCKLKKTGPTPVQKPGEKDQSATGTRRPKSSASTTDDSDEGADKTPVADEDGNTGDGFGPFEENEEEDAELIERAERRRLRRKGIHPKSVLNRPKKEPAGKTETKSDESPASKPEAEKSVTAEQPKPQQEGKKDEPKKEKKEKKEKTKKSSDAAISSTPPSNQEQEKQQVKTKKQATDSSPGKEKKEKKQGKVKGKGSK; this is encoded by the coding sequence ATGGGTAAAGGTCGCCGTATGAAGAAGCAGGGCCCTCCGGCCCCGCTTGATGAGTCAAAAATCACCATGCTGAAAAAACGCAAGACCGGCGACTCAGAATCAAAACCGGACGCTGGCAAGAAGCGAAGACGCAGCGATgtcgaggaagatggagtcaAAGATattcagaagaagaagaaggccaatgGGGTTGCTGTCaatgggaaggagaagaaaagcgcTGTTGCGACTAGCGGcaaagataagaagaaggtcgtGCAGAAGCAACCAGAGCCCGAAtcggaagatgatgaggatgaggatatgtCCGATCTTGACGGAAAGGGACTagatgaggacgagtttGATGATTTGGATGGTATTAGCGAGGGGTCTATGGATAGCCAGGCTGAAGGAcagtttgggtttgggagcgatgatgacgaggatgaggagaatTCTGTGGTCGATTCAGATGAAGACGACCACCCACGACAGGCTATGTTctcagacgacgaagacttTTCTGATGCAGAAGAGAAGTTAACGGCGGCAAACATTGCTGGTCTATCTCGGAAATTGGATGAACAAAAGAaagcggaagaggaagaggcagagctTGAGATGCAAGAATCTGCGATGCAGACAAATATCGCCGGTGACCGTACGGATGTGTTTGAAGGTGCGGACGGAGAAGGATTGGCCCCTAACCTCCAGTTGCTCCGGACAAGGATCACAGAGACAATCCGCATCTTGGGCGACATGAAGGCGCTCGGCCAACCTAGCAAGTCTCGTGCCGACTACACTCAGCTGCTCCTTAACGACATCTGCACATACTACGGATACACCCCATTCCTCGCCGAAAAgctcttcaacctcttcacGCCCATGGAAGCATTTGCATTCTTTGAAGCCAACGAAACCCCACGCCCTGTTGTCATCCGTACCAACACCCTCCGCACGAACCGAAGGTCTCTCGCCCAAGCCCTGATCAACCGTGGTGTCGTCCTCGAACCCGTCGGGAAGTGGTCGAAGGTTGGTCTACAGGTGTTTGAATCCGCTGTACCCCTCGGTGCCACGCCAGAATACCTCGCAGGTCACTACATCCTCCAAGCCGCCTCTTCATTCCTCCCCGTCATGGCCCTCGCGCCTCAAGAGAATGAGCGAGTCCTCGATATGGCCTCCGCTCCTGGTGGTAAGACCACCTATATCGCCGCCCTGATGCGCAACACCGGCTGCGTTATTGCCAACGATGCCAGCAAACCCCGTGCCAAGGGTCTTATCGGTAACATCCACCGTCTCGGCTGCAAGAACACAATCGTGACACACCTCGACGCCCGAACTGCCTTCCCCAAAGCAATGGGTGGTTTCGACCGCGTCCTGCTCGATGCCCCCTGTACCGGAACAGGCGTTATCGCCAAAGACCCCGGCGTCAAAAATAACAAGACCGAACGCGACTTCCTCGCCATTCCGCACATGCAGcgccagctgctgctcgctgCCATCGACTCCGTCGACCACTCCTCCAAGACCGGTGGCTATGTCGTCTACTCTACCTGTTCCGTCACAGTCGAAGAAAACGAGGCTGTCGTGAACTACATCCTCAAGAAACGCCCCAacgtcaagctcgtcgaCACCGGACTCGGCGACTTCGGTACCCCTGGTTTCACGCACTACATGGGTAAACACTTCGATGCGAAGATGACCATGACAAGACGGTACTTCCCGCACCGCGAGAACGTCGACGGTTTCTTCGTGTGTAAGTTGAAGAAGACTGGCCCCACACCGGTGCAGAAGCCCGGTGAGAAGGATCAGAGTGCCACAGGCACCCGCAGACCTAAGTCCTCAGCCTCGACAACGgatgacagcgacgagggTGCTGACAAGACACCCGTCGctgacgaggatggaaaCACGGGCGATGGATTCGGTCCTTTCGAAGAgaacgaggaggaggacgcgGAGCTCATTGAACGCGCCGAGCGGAGGCGCCTCCGCCGCAAGGGTATCCACCCTAAGTCGGTCCTGAACAGGCCGAAGAAGGAACCAGCAGGAAAGACGGAGACAAAGTCTGACGAGTCGCCAGCGTCAAAACCGGAAGCCGAGAAGTCTGTTACTGCCGAGCAGCCCAAGCCACAGCaagagggaaagaaggacGAGCctaagaaggagaagaaggagaaaaaggagaagaCTAAGAAGTCTTCTGACGCTGCTATTTCTTCTACCCCGCCGTCTAAtcaagagcaggagaagcagcaggtgaagaccaagaagcagGCTACTGACAGTAGTCCgggcaaggagaagaaggagaagaaacaggGCAAGGTAAAGGGCAAGGGAAGTAAATAA